The genomic stretch GCGTTATTTCTTATATTAGACCAGTATGCAGATTGGGAAGGTGTTTACTTAGCATCTGCATTAAATCAAAGAGAAGATTGGTCGGTTCACACTGTTTCTTTAGACCCTATTGTAAGCTCAATAGGTGGTTTTAAAACATCTGTCGATTACATAATAGGGTTAGAACCTGCAAATTTTAATTTGCTAGTTATGATTGGCGGGGATTCCTGGAGTAATGACAATAAAAAACTATTACATTTTGTAAAAACTGCATTTCAAAAAAACATTCCAATAGCAGCGATATGCGGTGCAGTGGATTTTTTGGCGAAGAATGGTTTGCTGAATAATCATAGCCATACAGGTAATTTTGTTTACTTATGGAAAGATTACAAACAATATAAACCGATTAGCAGTTTTGTAGAGAAACAAGCAGTAAGAGATAAAAATTTGGTTACTGCTAATGGAACTGCCCCTATTGAATTTACTAATTTAATTTTAGAGATGATTGATTTTGATACTCCTGAGAACATAGAGAAAATGATGTATATGAATCGTTATGGTTTTTATCATTTTTGTGATAAATATGGAAATCCATTTGTTGATTAATTTGCTGGAAATGATTTTCCCGAATAGGGGGCTTTGCGATTGAGTTGAATTTCCTAATAAAGCAAAGAAAGATGATTTGAGGTCAAGTTTAACAAATAATGCCATCAATATTAATTTGCAGTTATTTCCGATTCCTGATATAATAAAGAAGAATTATTTTTGTTCGGTGTAAAGGATAGTATGAAGATTGACTTTTCGTCTTGATGATACTTTGGGCAAGGATAGTATATACTGTGTGGTTACACACTAGGAGGCAACAAAAATGGAACAAGGTACAGTTAAATGGTTTAATGCAGAAAAAGGTTTTGGCTTTATCGAACGCGAAAATGGAGACGATGTATTCGTACACTTTTCTGCAATCCAAAGTGACGGATTCAAATCTTTAGACGAAGGTCAAAAAGTATCGTTTGACGTTGAGCAAGGTGCTCGTGGAGCTCAAGCTGCTAACGTTCAAAAAGCTTAATCTTCAATCGTTTATACAAACAGGCTCTTTATATAGGGCCTGTTTTTTTATGTCTATATCATACTCAATAAAAAACCCTACTCAACGTTCGAGTAGGGAGATGCTACAAGGTAATAGAAAAAGATTTAAAACTTCAAAGGTTTGTTTACAGTATAACATACTGGATTGACAATATGCGGAATGTATATAAATTATTTAATGTTTTGTTCAAATATAGATAACTGACTCTTTTTTTCACTAACCTGTTCGTTCATTTAAGTAAGATTAGATGAATTATAAAAATGGTTTCATCTAAATGTTATCAACTCGCATATCTCTTTTATGAGAAGAAGATAAACAATTATTATTCAATGTTGCAGTGGATATAAGAAATTCTTAAAAATAATGAGGAGATCGATTGTTTTTTTCTCCTGGAAATAATCACTTAGAGATACCTAAAACAATGAAAGCCCTACCTCTCTTCCATCCTTACGGCTCCTTGTCCGTGCCAGTGTGAATCAGGATACTAAAAAAAGTGACTATTTTATTGAGTTTTTTGGTAAAACTTCAATCTTCGCAGAAGAAATGTAAATAATAAAAATGGATTAGAATGTAGGAATAACAAAAGAGGTCGTTAATGTTCTAAACATAAGTTGGAGAAGATTTGCTTTTCATCATAATATTCCGAAATATCTTTTGGGATGTATCTAACCAAAACTTTTTATTTGTTTTTCAGTGATTCCTTTAATTACTTCCAGTTCACTAATCAAAAATTCATATGCATTATCCAGCATTTTTTTTTCGCTTGCATTAAGTGC from Bacillus subtilis subsp. subtilis str. 168 encodes the following:
- the cspC gene encoding cold-shock protein (Evidence 1a: Function from experimental evidences in the studied strain; PubMedId: 9379903, 9914312, 9920884, 10517332, 11591689, 12427936; Product type f : factor), with translation MEQGTVKWFNAEKGFGFIERENGDDVFVHFSAIQSDGFKSLDEGQKVSFDVEQGARGAQAANVQKA
- the sufLC gene encoding glyoxalase III homolog, deglycase (Evidence 1a: Function from experimental evidences in the studied strain; PubMedId: 24330391; Product type e: enzyme), with translation MKKALFLILDQYADWEGVYLASALNQREDWSVHTVSLDPIVSSIGGFKTSVDYIIGLEPANFNLLVMIGGDSWSNDNKKLLHFVKTAFQKNIPIAAICGAVDFLAKNGLLNNHSHTGNFVYLWKDYKQYKPISSFVEKQAVRDKNLVTANGTAPIEFTNLILEMIDFDTPENIEKMMYMNRYGFYHFCDKYGNPFVD